From the Sphingomonas mesophila genome, one window contains:
- the rho gene encoding transcription termination factor Rho, with amino-acid sequence MHLKDLKQKSPADLVAMAEELGVEGASTLRKQDLMFSILKERAESGAEIMGMGTIEVLNDGFGFLRSPEANYLAGPDDIYVAPNHVRKFGLRTGDTVEGEIRAPKDGERYFALTKVSQINYDEPDAVRHRVNFDNLTPLYPDSKLRLDTLDPTIKDKSARVIDIVAPLGKGQRALIVAPPRTGKTVLLQNIARAITDNNPEVFLIVLLIDERPEEVTDMQRSVNGEVISSTFDEPAQRHVQVAEMVIEKAKRLVEHKKDVVILLDSITRLGRAYNTVVPSSGKVLTGGVDANALQRPKRFFGAARNIEEGGSLSIIATALIDTGSKMDEVIFEEFKGTGNSEIVLDRKVSDKRIFPSLDVGKSGTRKEELLVDQATLSKMWVLRRILMQMGTIDAMQFLLDKMKDAKSNEDFFASMNQ; translated from the coding sequence ATGCATCTCAAGGACCTCAAGCAGAAAAGCCCCGCGGACCTCGTCGCCATGGCCGAGGAGCTCGGAGTCGAGGGCGCTTCGACCCTGCGCAAGCAGGACCTCATGTTTTCGATCCTGAAAGAGCGCGCGGAAAGCGGCGCCGAGATCATGGGCATGGGCACGATCGAAGTGCTCAACGACGGCTTCGGCTTCCTGCGCAGCCCCGAGGCCAATTATCTCGCCGGCCCCGACGACATCTATGTCGCGCCCAACCATGTCCGCAAATTCGGGCTACGCACCGGCGATACGGTCGAGGGCGAGATTCGCGCGCCCAAGGACGGCGAGCGCTATTTCGCGCTGACCAAGGTCAGCCAGATCAACTACGACGAGCCCGACGCGGTCCGCCACCGGGTCAATTTCGACAATTTGACGCCGCTCTACCCGGATTCGAAGCTTCGCCTCGACACGCTCGATCCGACCATCAAGGACAAGAGCGCGCGGGTGATCGACATCGTCGCGCCGCTCGGCAAGGGCCAGCGTGCGCTGATCGTCGCCCCGCCACGCACCGGCAAGACGGTGCTGCTGCAGAACATCGCGCGGGCGATCACCGACAACAATCCCGAGGTGTTCCTGATCGTCCTCTTGATCGACGAGCGTCCCGAAGAAGTCACCGACATGCAGCGCTCGGTCAACGGCGAGGTCATCTCCTCGACCTTCGACGAGCCCGCACAGCGCCACGTCCAGGTCGCCGAGATGGTGATCGAGAAGGCCAAAAGGCTGGTCGAGCACAAGAAGGACGTGGTGATCCTGCTCGATTCGATCACCCGTCTCGGCCGCGCCTACAACACCGTCGTGCCGAGCTCGGGCAAGGTGCTGACCGGCGGCGTCGACGCCAACGCGCTGCAGCGGCCCAAGCGCTTCTTCGGCGCTGCGCGCAACATCGAGGAAGGCGGCAGTCTGTCGATCATCGCCACCGCGCTGATCGATACCGGATCGAAGATGGACGAGGTGATCTTCGAGGAGTTCAAGGGCACCGGCAACAGCGAAATCGTGCTCGACCGCAAGGTTTCGGACAAGCGCATCTTCCCGTCGCTCGACGTCGGCAAGTCCGGCACCCGCAAGGAGGAGCTGCTGGTCGACCAGGCGACTCTCTCCAAGATGTGGGTGCTGCGCCGGATCCTGATGCAGATGGGCACCATCGATGCGATGCAGTTCCTGCTCGACAAGATGAAGGACGCCAAGTCCAACGAGGACTTCTTCGCGAGTATGAATCAGTAA
- a CDS encoding DUF2752 domain-containing protein, giving the protein MLTLPMLWVLAHAEHNPIVQMEARLGLSPAPLERFFGIRGPFSGMTEAAYQLAHFNVGASLVANVLTIPFLLVIAIAVWRWERPVLRSKGDELLFLGGTIAATVLNNVVPAALA; this is encoded by the coding sequence TTGCTGACCTTGCCAATGCTCTGGGTGCTCGCTCACGCCGAGCATAATCCGATTGTTCAAATGGAAGCTCGGCTTGGGCTTTCGCCTGCACCCTTAGAGCGTTTCTTCGGAATACGGGGGCCATTTAGCGGAATGACCGAAGCAGCGTATCAGCTTGCCCACTTCAATGTCGGTGCATCCTTGGTAGCCAATGTGCTGACAATCCCATTTTTGCTAGTCATTGCAATCGCGGTCTGGCGGTGGGAACGACCCGTACTTCGCTCCAAAGGGGATGAGTTGCTGTTCCTTGGAGGAACGATCGCGGCGACCGTTTTAAACAATGTCGTTCCGGCCGCTCTAGCCTGA
- a CDS encoding CopD family protein — protein MSEMAGFLGAAYLWVKAAHVTFVIFWMAGLFLVPRFYVYHHAAAPGSAEDRQWIERESRSRNIILLPAMVITWLLGLALAVHLDAFREGWFMAKLALVVALTGYQGWISSYGRKLANGVRPLENRTLRIMNEVPGMAAALIVVLVIVRPF, from the coding sequence ATGAGCGAGATGGCGGGCTTCCTCGGAGCGGCCTATCTGTGGGTCAAGGCGGCGCACGTCACCTTCGTCATCTTCTGGATGGCTGGCCTGTTCCTGGTGCCGCGCTTTTACGTCTATCACCACGCCGCCGCACCCGGCTCGGCCGAAGACCGCCAGTGGATCGAGCGCGAGAGCCGCTCGCGCAACATCATCCTGCTCCCGGCGATGGTCATCACCTGGCTGCTCGGCCTCGCGCTGGCGGTCCATCTCGACGCGTTCCGCGAAGGCTGGTTCATGGCCAAGCTGGCGCTGGTCGTCGCGCTGACCGGCTATCAGGGCTGGATCTCGAGCTACGGCCGAAAGCTGGCGAACGGCGTCCGACCGCTCGAGAACCGCACGCTGCGCATCATGAACGAGGTTCCGGGAATGGCCGCCGCTCTCATTGTCGTTTTGGTTATCGTTCGGCCGTTTTAA
- the hemE gene encoding uroporphyrinogen decarboxylase: protein MSDMPDKPLLSVLRGERRDPPPMWLMRQAGRYLPEYRALRADKGGFLELVYDPAAAAEVTLQPLRRFAFDGAILFSDILIVPYAIGQKLWFEAGEGPRLAPRLAEAALDDLTPALERLTPIYETVRRVKAELSPETTFLGFAGSPWTVATYMIAGQGSREQAEARTLAYRDPAKMAAIIERIAAVTVDYLSGQIEAGVEAVQLFDSWSGSLSPDQFERLVIAPTAGIVAQLKERHPGVPIIGFPKGAGGKLGAYARETGVDAIGLDETVNPAWADRELPAGLPVQGNLDPLAILAGGTALTDAAQRILDALAGRPHIFNLGHGIGKETPVAHVEQLVEFVKGQGARA from the coding sequence ATGAGCGACATGCCCGACAAGCCCCTCCTTTCCGTGCTGCGCGGTGAGCGCCGCGACCCGCCGCCGATGTGGCTGATGCGCCAGGCCGGCCGCTATCTGCCCGAATATCGCGCGCTTCGGGCCGACAAGGGCGGGTTCCTCGAACTGGTCTACGACCCCGCCGCGGCGGCCGAGGTCACGCTCCAGCCGCTGCGCCGATTTGCGTTCGACGGCGCGATCCTGTTTTCCGACATTCTGATCGTGCCCTACGCGATCGGCCAGAAATTGTGGTTCGAGGCCGGCGAGGGGCCGCGCCTGGCGCCGCGGCTGGCCGAAGCGGCGCTGGACGACCTCACGCCGGCGCTGGAGCGGCTCACGCCGATCTACGAGACGGTGCGGCGGGTGAAGGCCGAGCTAAGTCCCGAGACCACCTTTCTCGGCTTTGCCGGAAGCCCGTGGACGGTCGCGACCTATATGATCGCCGGCCAGGGCAGCCGCGAGCAGGCCGAGGCCCGCACGTTGGCCTATCGCGACCCAGCCAAGATGGCGGCGATCATTGAGCGGATTGCCGCAGTGACGGTCGACTATCTGTCGGGTCAGATCGAAGCGGGCGTCGAGGCGGTGCAATTGTTCGACAGCTGGTCCGGAAGCCTGTCGCCCGATCAGTTCGAGCGGCTGGTGATCGCGCCGACCGCGGGGATCGTGGCGCAGTTGAAGGAGCGCCATCCGGGCGTGCCGATCATCGGCTTCCCCAAGGGCGCCGGCGGCAAGCTCGGTGCTTATGCGCGCGAGACCGGAGTCGATGCGATCGGGCTCGACGAGACGGTCAATCCGGCCTGGGCCGACCGCGAGCTGCCCGCCGGCCTGCCGGTCCAGGGCAATCTCGATCCGCTCGCCATCCTTGCCGGCGGGACCGCGCTGACCGACGCCGCGCAGCGCATCCTTGACGCCCTCGCCGGCCGCCCGCACATCTTCAACCTCGGCCACGGCATCGGCAAGGAGACTCCGGTCGCCCATGTCGAGCAGCTGGTCGAATTCGTCAAAGGCCAAGGGGCGCGGGCATGA
- a CDS encoding Maf family protein, whose protein sequence is MALILASGSAIRHALLAAAGVDHRVAPSAVDETPIKLAHGGDDPALATALAAAKAQDVSARLSQDWVIGGDSLVSVDGRRFGKPRDRDEAAEHLRAFSGRAMTLTSAVVLANGGTVRWTHCDQARLHVRTLSETFIHNYLEAEWPAVGACVGVFRMEGLGAQLFDRVEGSHFTILGLPLLPLLGTLREHGLLEA, encoded by the coding sequence ATGGCGCTCATCCTCGCTTCCGGCAGTGCCATTCGCCACGCGCTCCTCGCCGCCGCCGGGGTCGATCACCGGGTCGCGCCGTCGGCGGTCGACGAGACTCCGATCAAGCTGGCGCATGGCGGCGACGATCCGGCGCTGGCGACTGCGCTGGCCGCGGCCAAGGCACAGGATGTCAGCGCCCGCCTCTCGCAGGATTGGGTCATCGGCGGCGATTCGCTGGTTTCGGTGGACGGCCGCCGATTCGGCAAGCCGCGCGACCGCGACGAGGCGGCCGAGCATCTGCGCGCCTTTTCCGGCCGGGCGATGACCCTCACCAGCGCGGTCGTGCTGGCGAACGGCGGCACGGTCCGCTGGACCCATTGCGACCAGGCGCGGCTTCACGTTCGAACCTTGAGCGAAACATTCATCCACAATTATCTGGAAGCCGAGTGGCCGGCCGTCGGCGCGTGCGTCGGCGTGTTCCGGATGGAGGGCCTCGGCGCGCAATTGTTCGACCGCGTCGAAGGCAGCCATTTCACCATCCTCGGCCTGCCGTTGCTGCCGTTGCTCGGCACGCTGCGCGAGCACGGATTGCTTGAGGCATGA
- a CDS encoding shikimate dehydrogenase family protein: MSAAPWAEVIGDPIAHSRSPQIHRFWLAALGLPGDYRATQVTRAELPDFIAGRRAEPGWRGCNVTMPLKLDALLLADSASDRATTAGAANLLFLRDGQLSAANTDVGAIARLLEPRLPATDAITLLGTGGAARAVLVALQLLDFHQLRIQSRDLAEARKLAVEFDTALGPAQFDSPIVTAGLINATPLGMTGHPPFALDLGGLPAGGWVMDLVTDPDPTALLTDARARGLATIDGLAVLVEQAANAFELLFGAEPPRDKDSELMLALRP, translated from the coding sequence ATGAGCGCCGCGCCCTGGGCCGAAGTGATCGGCGATCCGATCGCGCACAGCCGCTCGCCGCAGATCCACCGCTTCTGGCTCGCCGCGCTCGGCCTCCCCGGTGACTATCGCGCCACCCAGGTCACCCGCGCCGAACTCCCCGACTTCATCGCCGGCCGCCGCGCCGAGCCCGGCTGGCGGGGTTGCAACGTCACCATGCCGCTCAAGCTCGACGCCCTGCTGCTGGCCGACTCCGCCTCCGACCGCGCGACCACCGCCGGCGCCGCCAATCTGCTGTTCCTGCGCGACGGCCAGCTGAGCGCCGCCAACACCGATGTCGGCGCCATCGCCCGCCTGCTCGAGCCGCGCCTGCCGGCGACCGATGCCATCACCCTGCTTGGCACCGGCGGCGCCGCGCGCGCGGTGCTGGTCGCGCTGCAATTGCTCGATTTCCACCAGCTGCGGATCCAGTCGCGCGACCTCGCCGAGGCGCGCAAACTGGCGGTGGAGTTCGACACCGCGCTCGGTCCCGCGCAATTCGATTCGCCGATCGTCACCGCCGGCCTGATCAACGCCACCCCGCTTGGCATGACCGGCCACCCGCCGTTCGCGCTCGACCTTGGCGGCCTGCCCGCCGGCGGCTGGGTGATGGACCTCGTCACCGATCCCGATCCGACCGCGCTGCTGACCGACGCCCGCGCCCGCGGCCTCGCCACCATCGACGGCCTCGCGGTGCTGGTCGAGCAGGCGGCCAACGCGTTCGAACTGCTGTTCGGCGCCGAGCCCCCGCGCGACAAGGACTCCGAGCTCATGCTAGCGCTTCGTCCATGA
- the coaE gene encoding dephospho-CoA kinase (Dephospho-CoA kinase (CoaE) performs the final step in coenzyme A biosynthesis.), which yields MRKIALTGSIGMGKSTVAAMCAEAGIPVFDADAEVRTMQGPGGELVGEIDALFPGTARDGAIDRELLAARVLHDRDALAALELLVHPRVRDRRERFIAANAAAPALLFDIPLLFETGGEGDFDTVIVVSAPPDVQRQRVLARPGMTPAKYDRILERQLPDADKRARADFVIDTGGSLDETRAQVDHILACLGLRAAR from the coding sequence ATGAGAAAAATCGCGCTGACCGGCTCGATCGGCATGGGCAAGTCGACCGTCGCCGCGATGTGCGCCGAGGCCGGCATTCCCGTGTTCGACGCTGACGCGGAGGTGCGCACCATGCAGGGCCCGGGCGGCGAGCTGGTCGGAGAGATTGACGCGCTGTTCCCCGGCACCGCGCGCGACGGTGCGATCGACCGCGAGCTGCTGGCCGCGCGCGTACTCCACGACCGCGACGCGCTCGCCGCGCTGGAGCTGCTCGTCCACCCCCGGGTCCGCGACCGGCGCGAGCGGTTCATCGCTGCCAATGCCGCCGCGCCGGCCCTGCTGTTCGACATCCCCTTGCTGTTCGAGACCGGCGGCGAGGGCGACTTCGACACCGTGATCGTCGTCTCGGCGCCGCCCGACGTCCAGCGCCAGCGAGTCCTCGCCCGCCCCGGCATGACCCCCGCCAAATACGACCGAATCCTCGAGCGCCAGCTGCCCGACGCCGACAAGCGCGCGCGCGCCGATTTCGTCATCGATACCGGCGGTTCGCTCGATGAGACCCGCGCCCAGGTGGATCATATCCTCGCTTGCCTCGGACTCCGCGCGGCGCGATAA
- the dnaQ gene encoding DNA polymerase III subunit epsilon: protein MREIIFDTETTGLSPAGGDRMVEIGCVELFNRVETGRTFHAYFNPGRPMPSEAEAVHGLSDVFLSDKPQFGERADELIDFIADSPLIAHNATFDFGFLNHELGLCLRDPVCLSRMICTLAMARTRHPGAKHSLDALCTRFGVDRSQRVKHGALLDAQLLAQVYVELTGGRQIGLGLVAEAGPALDRPLVPAAAAQRPVRAPRPHSASPAEDERHRGFIAAMASPLWDRYLAPI, encoded by the coding sequence ATGCGCGAGATCATTTTCGATACCGAGACCACCGGCCTCAGCCCGGCGGGCGGCGACCGCATGGTCGAGATCGGCTGCGTCGAGCTGTTCAACCGGGTCGAGACCGGCCGCACCTTCCATGCCTATTTCAACCCCGGCCGGCCGATGCCGAGCGAGGCCGAGGCGGTGCACGGCCTCAGCGACGTCTTCCTCAGCGACAAGCCGCAGTTCGGCGAGCGCGCCGACGAGCTCATCGACTTCATCGCCGATTCGCCGCTGATCGCGCACAATGCGACGTTCGATTTCGGCTTTTTGAATCACGAGCTCGGCCTGTGCCTGCGCGATCCGGTGTGTCTCAGCCGGATGATCTGCACGCTGGCGATGGCGCGCACCCGCCATCCCGGCGCCAAGCACAGCCTCGACGCCTTGTGCACCCGCTTCGGGGTCGATCGCAGCCAGCGCGTCAAGCACGGCGCCTTGCTCGACGCGCAATTGCTCGCCCAGGTCTATGTCGAGCTGACCGGCGGCCGTCAGATCGGGCTCGGCCTGGTCGCCGAGGCTGGCCCGGCGCTTGATCGGCCGCTGGTTCCGGCCGCCGCCGCTCAGCGTCCGGTGCGTGCCCCGCGCCCGCATTCGGCCAGCCCGGCGGAAGACGAACGCCATCGCGGTTTCATCGCCGCCATGGCCAGTCCCTTGTGGGATCGCTACCTCGCCCCGATCTAG
- the hpf gene encoding ribosome hibernation-promoting factor, HPF/YfiA family, whose product MNVRVAGHQVETGSALQSHVTTRITALADKYFGREIGATVTFGRGPHDDFTCDIVAPVTGGVVLKSANRAGDAHIAFDGAADKIERQLSRYMDRLREHKHNGADTYVENAEYRVFEAPAEVAPPPQHPPIVAETRVDIPTATVGDAVMMLDLRNTNALMFRNAASDAFNMVYRRDDGTIGWVEPRGE is encoded by the coding sequence GTGAACGTTCGAGTCGCCGGCCATCAGGTCGAAACGGGAAGCGCACTGCAATCACACGTCACCACGCGGATCACCGCCTTGGCCGACAAATATTTCGGCCGGGAGATCGGCGCCACCGTCACCTTCGGGCGCGGGCCGCACGACGATTTCACCTGCGACATCGTCGCCCCGGTGACCGGCGGGGTGGTGCTCAAGTCGGCCAATCGGGCGGGCGACGCGCACATCGCGTTCGACGGCGCCGCGGACAAGATCGAGCGCCAGCTCAGCCGCTACATGGACCGGCTGCGCGAACATAAGCACAATGGCGCCGACACCTATGTCGAGAACGCCGAATATCGCGTGTTCGAGGCGCCGGCCGAGGTCGCCCCGCCGCCGCAGCATCCGCCGATCGTCGCCGAGACCCGGGTCGACATCCCGACCGCCACGGTCGGCGACGCGGTGATGATGCTCGACCTTCGCAACACCAACGCACTGATGTTCCGCAACGCCGCCAGCGATGCCTTCAACATGGTCTATCGACGAGACGACGGGACCATCGGCTGGGTCGAGCCGCGCGGCGAATGA
- a CDS encoding PTS sugar transporter subunit IIA has product MRLCEFLDFDSVRPAMAAGNKRQLLQTLGQIAGQRLGFDPAAIVDSLAERERLGSTGFGGGVAIPHGKVAGLKNVYAMMVRLAEPLDYAAIDGAPVDLVFLLLSPPDSGAQHLKALAAVSRAVRSEDIVEKLRGARSRDALIAVLMALEERDAA; this is encoded by the coding sequence ATGCGCCTGTGCGAGTTCCTCGATTTCGATTCGGTCCGTCCGGCGATGGCGGCCGGCAACAAGCGGCAATTGCTCCAGACCCTGGGCCAGATCGCCGGCCAGCGGCTGGGCTTCGATCCCGCCGCGATCGTCGATTCGCTGGCCGAGCGCGAACGCCTCGGCTCGACCGGCTTCGGCGGCGGGGTGGCGATTCCGCATGGCAAGGTCGCGGGCCTCAAGAACGTCTATGCGATGATGGTGCGTCTCGCCGAGCCGCTCGATTATGCCGCGATCGACGGCGCTCCGGTCGACCTCGTCTTCCTGCTCCTCTCTCCGCCCGATTCCGGCGCGCAGCATCTCAAGGCGCTGGCCGCGGTAAGTCGCGCGGTGCGCAGCGAGGACATCGTCGAGAAATTGCGCGGCGCGCGCAGCCGCGATGCGCTGATCGCGGTGCTGATGGCGCTCGAGGAACGCGATGCGGCCTGA
- a CDS encoding DUF1491 family protein gives MPAALEVSALLRRAEASGGFAVVLRRGDPDRGALIVQVADRGVAIALLQRRLADDFTYRWQRFEVPERGTAAFLADQSRIDPDLWAIELDIPDAERFVAEMTASP, from the coding sequence CTGCCCGCAGCGCTTGAAGTCTCGGCGCTGCTGCGCCGGGCCGAGGCGTCGGGCGGGTTCGCCGTGGTGCTTCGTCGCGGCGACCCCGATCGAGGCGCGCTGATCGTCCAGGTCGCTGATCGCGGCGTTGCCATCGCTTTGCTCCAGCGGCGCCTGGCGGATGATTTCACCTACCGCTGGCAGCGATTCGAGGTGCCGGAACGCGGCACGGCGGCCTTTCTCGCCGACCAGTCGAGGATCGATCCGGATTTGTGGGCAATCGAACTGGATATCCCGGATGCGGAACGATTCGTCGCTGAAATGACCGCTTCGCCTTGA
- a CDS encoding cell wall hydrolase produces the protein MNLSFRTTLTLFAALSASQVAPAQVTHEAEPLIAQGSNVIPAVVVLQPIAPATETTPTFTDPLAPAAEPEVAPEPTPEDEDDAPTVSRAASLESKVAALRGTDPGSRELECLAVGIYFEAKSESLAGQLAVGHVIADRAASGRFASSYCGVLFQRGQFSFIRGKSWPAVARSGRQWQNAVAIARIVDQDMHESPVAKALFFHAKRVSPGWRLKRVGSVGNHVFYR, from the coding sequence ATGAACCTGTCTTTTCGAACCACCTTGACCCTGTTTGCCGCGCTCAGCGCGTCGCAGGTCGCGCCGGCCCAGGTCACCCATGAGGCCGAGCCGCTGATCGCCCAGGGCTCCAACGTCATCCCGGCCGTCGTCGTGCTCCAGCCGATCGCACCGGCCACTGAGACCACTCCCACTTTCACCGACCCGCTCGCCCCCGCGGCCGAGCCGGAAGTTGCGCCCGAGCCGACGCCGGAAGACGAGGACGACGCGCCGACCGTGTCGCGCGCGGCCTCGCTCGAGAGCAAGGTCGCGGCGCTGCGCGGCACCGATCCGGGCAGCCGCGAGCTCGAATGCCTCGCGGTCGGGATCTATTTCGAAGCCAAGAGCGAATCGCTCGCCGGCCAGCTTGCCGTCGGCCACGTCATCGCCGATCGCGCCGCCAGCGGCCGTTTCGCCAGTTCCTATTGCGGCGTGCTGTTCCAGCGCGGCCAGTTCAGCTTTATCCGCGGTAAGAGCTGGCCGGCCGTCGCCCGCTCGGGCCGCCAGTGGCAGAATGCCGTCGCCATCGCCCGAATCGTCGACCAGGACATGCACGAATCGCCGGTCGCCAAGGCGCTGTTCTTCCACGCCAAGCGAGTGTCGCCCGGCTGGCGCCTCAAGCGCGTCGGCAGCGTCGGCAACCACGTCTTCTACCGCTAG
- a CDS encoding MmcB family DNA repair protein, whose translation MAAAPPLDNCFADSPPIAAEVARGVTRLFCRRDWFAMCEVPLPNGRRADLMAIDPKGHLTIVEIKVSKADLVGDMKWRDYLGYCDRFYWAVPQALCAILDGDHFLPADSGLLVADRYDAAILREPALRPLAPARRKAETLNFARRAARRLSAQIDPTLGFGS comes from the coding sequence ATGGCCGCCGCACCGCCGCTCGACAATTGCTTTGCCGATTCGCCGCCGATTGCGGCCGAGGTCGCGCGCGGGGTGACCCGCCTGTTCTGCCGCCGCGACTGGTTTGCGATGTGCGAGGTACCGCTGCCCAACGGCCGCCGCGCCGATCTGATGGCGATCGACCCGAAGGGCCATCTCACCATCGTCGAGATCAAGGTCAGCAAGGCGGACCTGGTCGGCGACATGAAGTGGCGCGACTATCTCGGCTATTGCGACCGCTTTTATTGGGCCGTGCCGCAGGCGCTGTGCGCGATCCTCGACGGCGACCATTTCCTGCCGGCCGATTCGGGGCTGCTGGTGGCCGACCGCTACGACGCCGCGATCCTGCGCGAACCGGCGCTTCGCCCGCTCGCCCCGGCGCGGCGCAAGGCCGAGACATTGAACTTCGCCCGCCGCGCGGCACGGCGGCTGTCGGCGCAGATCGATCCGACGCTTGGCTTCGGCAGCTAG
- a CDS encoding ankyrin repeat domain-containing protein, producing the protein MTARWSAAALGIALGLAVPAAAQVGFGYAGPQLLKAVREGDGAKATELLDNAGPSAVNYRGGDGDAALHVVTRLRSFNWIGFLLQKGADPNLGGRDGDTPLIIAARAGFSDGVERLLDKGANLNKANRLGATPLIAAVQQRQPAMVRLLLEKGADPARTDAVGYTARDYAKRESRFPELLRLIETVKPTGAAKLKF; encoded by the coding sequence ATGACGGCGAGATGGAGTGCGGCGGCGCTGGGGATCGCGCTAGGCCTGGCGGTTCCGGCTGCGGCCCAGGTCGGCTTCGGCTATGCCGGGCCGCAACTTTTGAAAGCCGTGCGCGAAGGCGACGGCGCCAAGGCGACCGAGTTGCTCGACAATGCCGGCCCGAGCGCGGTCAATTATCGCGGCGGCGACGGCGATGCCGCGCTCCACGTCGTGACCCGCTTGCGGAGCTTCAACTGGATCGGTTTCCTGCTGCAAAAGGGCGCCGACCCCAACCTTGGCGGCCGCGATGGCGACACGCCGCTGATCATCGCCGCCCGGGCCGGCTTCAGCGACGGGGTCGAGCGGCTGCTCGACAAGGGCGCGAACCTCAACAAGGCCAACCGGCTGGGCGCGACGCCGCTCATCGCGGCGGTGCAGCAGCGCCAGCCGGCGATGGTTCGACTGCTCCTGGAAAAGGGCGCCGACCCGGCGCGGACCGATGCGGTCGGCTATACCGCGCGCGACTACGCCAAGCGCGAAAGCCGCTTCCCCGAACTGCTCAGGCTGATCGAGACGGTCAAGCCGACCGGCGCAGCCAAGCTGAAGTTCTAG
- a CDS encoding YcgN family cysteine cluster protein, giving the protein MATRPLNERKPFWERPLAELDRGEWEALCDGCGRCCVHKLEDEETGELYPTNVACKLLDRRNGQCSDYARRKALVDDCVVLRRDRLDELEWLPSTCAYRLRSAGEPLPDWHYLVSGSRETVHQAGQSTRGWTVSEVDAGELEWHVVDRPL; this is encoded by the coding sequence ATGGCTACACGCCCGCTGAACGAACGAAAACCCTTTTGGGAGAGGCCGTTGGCCGAGCTCGACCGCGGCGAGTGGGAAGCGCTGTGCGACGGCTGCGGGCGCTGCTGCGTGCACAAGCTCGAGGATGAGGAAACCGGCGAGCTCTATCCGACCAATGTCGCGTGCAAGCTGCTTGACCGGCGCAACGGCCAGTGCAGCGACTATGCGCGGCGCAAGGCGCTGGTCGACGATTGCGTCGTGCTCCGCCGCGACCGGCTCGACGAGCTCGAATGGCTGCCGTCGACCTGCGCCTACCGCTTGCGCTCGGCTGGCGAGCCGCTGCCCGACTGGCATTACCTCGTCTCCGGCAGCCGCGAGACGGTTCATCAGGCCGGCCAGTCGACGCGCGGCTGGACGGTCAGCGAAGTCGATGCCGGCGAGCTCGAATGGCATGTGGTCGATCGCCCGCTCTAG
- a CDS encoding M48 family metallopeptidase — MPASSNGMWSIARSSPAEVQDADWPWPLVVAVDRRARRLKLRLDTRRRRLVLTCPPRTSRRAALKWAADQRDWASGEIARIPAGEPFAPGAVIPFCGGELTLAWDPAAPRNAILFNGTLTCGGPRENFESRIHRSVRSIALKLLSDDTAEFAERAGVTVTAVTVGDADTRWGSCSASGAIRYNWRLVLAPPQVRRWVVAHEVAHRRHMNHGPAFKALEAQLFEGDVAAARSELRRIAPRLKGIGRL; from the coding sequence ATGCCGGCGAGCTCGAATGGCATGTGGTCGATCGCCCGCTCTAGCCCGGCCGAAGTGCAGGACGCCGACTGGCCGTGGCCGCTGGTGGTCGCGGTGGACCGCCGCGCGCGCCGGCTCAAGCTGCGTCTCGACACCCGCCGCCGCCGCCTCGTCCTCACTTGCCCGCCGCGCACCAGCCGCCGCGCCGCGCTCAAATGGGCCGCCGACCAGCGCGACTGGGCGAGCGGCGAGATCGCCCGCATTCCTGCCGGTGAACCGTTCGCGCCAGGTGCCGTGATCCCCTTTTGCGGCGGCGAGCTGACCCTCGCCTGGGACCCCGCCGCGCCGCGCAATGCTATCCTATTCAACGGCACGCTGACCTGCGGCGGCCCTCGGGAAAACTTCGAATCAAGAATCCATCGCAGTGTCCGGTCCATCGCCTTGAAGCTGCTGTCTGACGACACTGCCGAGTTCGCCGAGCGGGCCGGGGTCACCGTCACCGCGGTCACCGTCGGCGACGCCGACACGCGCTGGGGCAGCTGCTCGGCGTCCGGCGCGATCCGTTACAATTGGCGGCTGGTCCTCGCGCCGCCTCAGGTTCGCCGCTGGGTCGTCGCGCACGAGGTGGCGCACCGCCGGCACATGAACCATGGCCCGGCATTCAAGGCGCTCGAGGCGCAATTGTTTGAAGGCGACGTGGCGGCGGCGCGCTCAGAGCTGCGCCGGATCGCTCCGCGGCTGAAGGGGATCGGCCGGCTCTGA